In Anser cygnoides isolate HZ-2024a breed goose chromosome 16, Taihu_goose_T2T_genome, whole genome shotgun sequence, one genomic interval encodes:
- the BLCAP gene encoding apoptosis inducing factor BLCAP, producing MYCLQWLLPVLLIPKPLNPALWFSHSMFMGFYLLSFLLERKPCTICALVFLAALFLICYSCWGNCFLYHCTGSQLPESAHDPSIVGT from the coding sequence ATGTACTGCCTTCAGTGGCTGCTGCCTGTCCTGCTCATACCCAAGCCCCTCAACCCAGCGCTGTGGTTCAGTCACTCAATGTTCATGGGCTTCTACCTGCTCAGTTTCCTCCTGGAACGGAAACCTTGCACGATTTGTGCCTTGGTCTTCCTGGCAGCTCTGTTCCTCATCTGCTACAGCTGCTGGGGGAACTGCTTCTTGTATCACTGCACAGGATCCCAGTTGCCGGAATCAGCTCATGATCCCAGCATCGTGGGCACCTAG
- the PIGT gene encoding GPI transamidase component PIG-T, whose product MAAGPLLLLLLLGAAGPGAAAAAGPGPGAALREELLLRPLPAGDVAAAFQFRTRWDADLRRGAVSHYRLFPKALGQLVAAQGVRELHLALTQGFWRTRSWGQPPLGAPAGAELWVWFQDTVPDVDKAWKELSNILSGIFCASLNFIDSTNTVTPTASFKPLGLANGTDHRLLRYAVLPREVVCTENLTPWKKLLPCGSKAGLAVLLKAERLFHSSYHSQAVHIRPICRDASCLAVSWELRQTLTVVFDSFTSGQGKKDWSLFKMFSRTLTDACPLASESKVYVDISPKNEEKEFLEVTPTPTSVHKAVVQGDKRTYAVYDLLSPSLFNSSRSLNVQLKWKRPQDSQELSTPVLHAQRYISGYGLQTGEISTLIHNTHPYRAFPVVLLETVPWYLRLYVHTLTVITKGKENKPSYIHYQPAQDRKRPHLLEMLIQLPANSVTKITIQFERALLKWTEYTPDPNHGFYVSPSVLSALVPSVVAMKDVDVEESPLFASLFPSSDGSSYFVRLYTEPLLVNLPTPDFSMPYNVICLTCTVVAVCYGSFYNLLTRTFHVEEPSRGGLAKRLANIIRKFRGVPPL is encoded by the exons atggcggcggggccgctgctgctgctgctgctgctgggggcggcggggccgggggcggcggcggcggcggggccggggccgggggcggcgctgcgggaggagctgctgctgcggccGCTGCCCGCGGGGGACGTGGCCGCCGCCTTCCAGTTCCGCACGCGGTGGGACGCCGACCTGCGCCGGGGGGCCG TCTCTCACTACAGGCTCTTCCCGAAGGCGCTGGGGCAGCTGGTGGCGGCGCAGGGCGTGCGGGAGCTGCACCTCGCCCTCACGCAGGGCTTCTGGCGCACCcggagctgggggcagccgcCCCTGGGCGCCCCCGCCGGCGCCGAGCTCTGGGTCTGGTTCCAGGACACCGTCCCCGA CGTTGACAAAGCCTGGAAGGAGCTGAGTAACATCCTCTCGGGAATCTTCTGCGCTTCTCTGAACTTCATCGACTCCACCAACACGGTCACTCCGACAGCGTCCTTCAAACCCCTGGGCTTAGCTAACG ggACGGATCACCGGCTGCTGCGGTACGCTGtcctgcccagggaggtcgtCTGCACAGAGAACCTCACGCCCTGGAAGAAGCTGCTGCCGTGTGGCTCAAAG GCCGGCCTGGCCGTGCTGCTCAAGGCTGAGCGGCTGTTCCACAGCAGCTACCACTCGCAGGCAGTGCACATCCGCCCCATCTGCCGG gaTGCTTCCTGCCTGGCTGTTTCCTGGGAGCTCAGGCAGACCCTCACTGTGGTCTTTGACAGCTTTACCAGCGGCCAAGGAAAGAAAG ACTGGTCCTTGTTTAAGATGTTCTCTCGCACTCTTACTGACGCGTGTCCTCTGGCATCGGAGAGCAAGGTCTACGTTGACATCTCCCCTAAGAACGAG GAAAAAGAGTTCCTGGAAGTGACCCCCACTCCAACATCTGTGCACAAAGCTGTTGTCCAGGGAGACAAGAGAACCTATGCGGTCTACGACCTGCTCAGCCCCTCACTCTTCAATTCCTCCCGCAGCCTCAACGTGCAGCTGAAGTGGAAGCGGCCCCAAGACAGCC AGGAACTGTCAACACCCGTACTCCACGCCCAGCGCTACATAAGTGGCTACGGGCTGCAGACTGGCGAAATCAGCACTCTCATCCACAACACTCACCCCTACCGGGCTTTCCCTGTGGTCCTGCTGGAGACTGTGCCGTGGTATCTGCGGCTCTACGTGCACACCCTGACTGTCATCACTAAGGGCAAGGAAAACAAGCCAA GTTATATCCACTACCAGCCAGCCCAGGACCGCAAACGGCCTCACCTACTGGAAATGCTGATCCAGCTTCCAGCCAACTCTGTCACCAAGATTACAATCCAGTTCGAGAGAGCCTTGTTGAAGTGGACAGAGTACACGCCTGACCCGAATCACGGATTTTACGTCAG TCCATCCGTGCTTAGTGCCCTGGTGCCCAGCGTCGTTGCAATGAAGGACGTGGACGTGGAGGAGAGCCCGCTCTTCGCCTCGCT CTTCCCTTCCTCCGATGGCTCCAGCTATTTCGTGCGCCTCTACACGGAGCCACTGCTGGTGAACTTGCCGACGCCAGACTTCAGCATGCCGTATAACGTCATCTGCCTGACCTGCACCGTGGTGGCAGTGTGCTACGGCTCCTTCTACAACCTGCTGACCAGAACCTTTCACGTGGAAGAGCCAAGCCGGGGAGGGCTGGCCAAGCGGCTGGCTAACATCATCCGTAAGTTCAGGGGCGTGCCGCCCCTCTGA
- the DBNDD2 gene encoding dysbindin domain-containing protein 2, producing MSGSGARSRNRRLPADMEQGQRSLDTEQMQQQQLKLRERQKFFEEVFQHDVDFFFPVSHLQIEHRRPPLGSISSMEVNVDVLEQMDMMDLSDQDTVDVFLGCGTEESSGSGPLPGADASQCPEGITLPVPSAAETKSRISSTSSVSTDPNSLDTSEEGAETPVVQSDEEDLQEDSPKEQAARS from the exons ATGTCGGGCTCCGGGGCTCGGAGCCGCAACCGGCGGCTGCCCG ccgacatggagcaggggcagcgcAGCCTGGACACGGagcagatgcagcagcagcagctgaaactaCGGGAGCGGCAGAAGTTCTTTGAGGAGGTTTTCCAGCACGACGTAGATTTCTTCTTCCCCGTGTCTCACCTGCAGATAGAGCATCGGAGAC cccccttaGGCAGCATTTCCTCCATGGAGGTGAACGTGGACGTGCTGGAGCAGATGGACATGATGGACCTGTCGGACCAGGACACCGTGGACGTGTTTCTGGGCTGCGGGACAGAGGAGAGCAGCGGTTCTGGGCCCCTGCCAG GGGCGGACGCCAGCCAGTGCCCAGAGGGAATCACCCTCCCAGTGCCCAGTGCAGCCGAGACCAAGTCACGCATTTCCTCCACGTCGTCCGTCTCCACGGATCCCAACAGCTTGGACACCAGCGAGGAGGGGGCCGAGACCCCCGTGGTGCAGTCGGACGAGGAGGACCTGCAGGAGGACAGTCCTAAAGAGCAGGCGGCCAGAAGCTAG
- the TP53TG5 gene encoding TP53-target gene 5 protein, with translation MGDQPCPLGSRDPKSHLRKVLKELSLLRLLKRTNRRILRLHAVAVQCWHSLTAQRLPGLLPVPPRMCHVTPKPQEVTEEAVGSPATDATSSKDPETGTPLGDPQPLAKNWGAGEAKKDMLGTLPQRFHLPAPKVLCRPSAQRWVKPCCTRSCGESLEQVLTIRYPQ, from the exons ATGGGGGACCAGCCCTGCCCACTGGGCAGCAGGGATCCAAAAAGCCACCTCCGCAAG GTGCTGAAGGAGCTGTCGCTGCTCAGGCTGTTGAAGCGCACGAACCGCAGGATCCTGCGGCTGCACGCCGTGGCCGTGCAGTGCTGGCACTCGCTCACGGCACAGAGGCTGCCCGGCCTCCTGCCGGTCCCTCCCAG GATGTGCCACGTCACACCAAAGCCACAGGAGGTCACGGAGGAGGCCGTCGGCAGCCCGGCGACCGACGCCACCAGCAGCAAGGACCCCGAGACGGGGACCCCGCTGGGGGACCCCCAGCCGCTCGCCAAGAACTGGGGGGCTGGCGAGGCCAAGAAGGACATGCTGGGGACCCTGCCCCAGCGCTTCCACTTGCCAGCCCCCAAAGTGCTCTGCCGGCCGTCGGCCCAGCGCTGGGTCAAACCCTGCTGCACCCGCTCCTGCGGCGAGAGCCTGGAGCAGGTGCTCACCATCCGCTACCCACAGTGA